The genomic DNA TTTTAGGACCTACATTAGAATTTGACTTTGATGTAACAATAGCTATAACTGGTGCAGATATTCAACCTAAGATAAATAATCAAGATGTCAAAATGTGGCAATCTATAAATGTAAAAAAGGGAGATACACTTTCTTTTAGTGGTTTAAAAAATGGTATAAGAACTTATTTAGCTTTCTCTGCTGAAATAGATGTACCTATTGTTATGGGAAGTAAATCTACACTTTTAAAATCTAAATTAGGTGGTTTTGAGGGTAGACAATTAAAAATGGGAGATATTATTAACTTTAAAAATGTTAAAGTGTTGTCTAAGAAAAATGTTTTAGACAAAAAATATATTCCTGAATACAAGCATAATCAAAATATTAGAATTATTTTAGGACCACAAGATAATTATTTTGATGAATCTGCTATAAAAACTATGCTTGACAATAAGTATCAAGTTACAAAAGATGCTGACAGAATGGGTATGAGATTAACAGGAGAAGTTATAAAACACAAAGATAAAGCAGATATAATATCTGATGCAGCTGTTTTTGGGTCTATACAAGTTCCTGGAAATGGACAACCTATAATCTTATTAGCAGATAGACAAACAACAGGTGGTTATACTAAAATAGCCACTGTTATAAAAGCTGATTTACCAAAACTTGCTCAAATGGTACCTAACGATACTATTGAATTTAGTC from Fusobacterium simiae includes the following:
- a CDS encoding 5-oxoprolinase subunit C family protein, which gives rise to MSSIKVHKPGLCTTIQDIGRIGYQQFGIPVSGVMDEFAFTVANYLVESDKNNAVLEIPFLGPTLEFDFDVTIAITGADIQPKINNQDVKMWQSINVKKGDTLSFSGLKNGIRTYLAFSAEIDVPIVMGSKSTLLKSKLGGFEGRQLKMGDIINFKNVKVLSKKNVLDKKYIPEYKHNQNIRIILGPQDNYFDESAIKTMLDNKYQVTKDADRMGMRLTGEVIKHKDKADIISDAAVFGSIQVPGNGQPIILLADRQTTGGYTKIATVIKADLPKLAQMVPNDTIEFSLVNIEEAQREYKEFYRILNEVKESFVVKPKVLTEKQLYVMKKLFGNRRKETVKKFRDCEKISVNSILYD